One Microcebus murinus isolate Inina chromosome 9, M.murinus_Inina_mat1.0, whole genome shotgun sequence DNA window includes the following coding sequences:
- the LSMEM1 gene encoding leucine-rich single-pass membrane protein 1, with product MNHSSQDTGSGGIHEDRKLYVVDSINDLNKLNLCPAGSQPLFPLEEKIPVLGTNPGNGSRSLFFVGLLIMLIVSLVLVSFVIFLIIQTGNKMDDVSRRLTAEGKDIDDLKKINNMIVMRLNQLDSEQN from the exons ATGAATCATTCTTCCCAGGACACTGGCTCTGGTGGCATTCATGAAGACAGAAAGCTTTATGTTGTGGATTCCATAAATGACTTAAACAAACTAAACCTCTGTCCAGCTGGATCGCAGCCTCTGTTCC CTCTAGAGGAGAAAATCCCCGTCTTGGGCACAAACCCGGGAAACGGAAGCCGGAGTCTGTTTTTTGTGGGGCTGCTGATTATGCTGATTGTCAGCCTGGTCCTGGTTTCCTTCGTGATATTTCTAATAA TTCAAACGGGAAACAAGATGGATGATGTGTCAAGAAGACTAACAGCTGAGGGAAAGGACATCGATGatcttaagaaaatcaacaatatGATTGTGATGCGGCTCAACCAGCTGGACTCTGAACAGAACTAA